One segment of Streptomyces sp. NBC_00576 DNA contains the following:
- a CDS encoding alpha/beta fold hydrolase gives MTGHVAGHVIPYEVQGSGPERVLALHHWLSDRSSFGHMRRYLDESAFSYAFVDCRGYGEAMDTPGTYTMEEVAADALAVADDLGWNTFSVIGHSMGGKAAQLMLLDAPSRVRSIVGISPVPASGFPLEGEMWELFVGAVEDVGNRRTIFDVTTGSRHDDAWLDARVSGSGHSSSAALRSYLESWTRGSDIHERLEGNPTPVLVVAGANDPAMGPDTMRSTWLQWYPNAELQVFNDAGHFAPDESPEALATVVERFLGR, from the coding sequence GTGACAGGTCATGTAGCAGGACACGTAATTCCGTACGAGGTACAGGGCAGCGGTCCGGAGCGGGTCCTCGCACTCCACCACTGGCTCAGCGACAGGTCGAGTTTCGGCCATATGCGGCGGTACCTGGACGAGAGCGCGTTCAGTTACGCGTTCGTGGACTGCCGTGGGTACGGCGAGGCGATGGACACACCCGGCACGTACACGATGGAGGAGGTCGCAGCGGACGCCCTCGCCGTGGCCGACGACCTCGGCTGGAACACCTTCTCGGTCATCGGTCACTCCATGGGCGGCAAGGCGGCCCAGCTGATGTTGCTGGACGCCCCCTCGCGGGTCCGCTCGATCGTCGGCATCTCGCCGGTACCCGCGTCCGGATTCCCGCTCGAAGGGGAGATGTGGGAGCTGTTCGTCGGAGCCGTGGAGGATGTCGGCAACCGCAGGACGATCTTTGATGTCACCACCGGCAGTCGGCACGACGATGCATGGTTGGATGCCAGGGTGAGCGGCTCGGGACACTCCTCGTCGGCTGCCCTGCGCTCGTACCTCGAATCCTGGACTCGTGGCTCCGACATCCACGAGCGGCTTGAGGGAAATCCGACCCCGGTGCTTGTCGTGGCTGGTGCGAACGACCCGGCGATGGGCCCCGACACCATGCGGTCCACCTGGCTGCAGTGGTATCCGAACGCCGAGCTCCAGGTCTTCAACGACGCCGGCCACTTCGCCCCGGATGAGAGCCCAGAGGCCCTGGCGACAGTGGTCGAAAGATTCCTAGGCCGCTAG
- a CDS encoding WD40/YVTN/BNR-like repeat-containing protein has product MGHEDGMVFRTANGTATTPTWERVGATGPNPLTPRRFCTCITVHPTDPDTAYVAFGGYEQGNLWVTTDGGEHWTNLATALPHAPIRALAVHPRRTKLL; this is encoded by the coding sequence GTGGGCCACGAGGACGGCATGGTCTTCCGCACCGCCAACGGCACCGCAACTACGCCCACCTGGGAACGCGTCGGAGCGACCGGCCCGAATCCGCTGACCCCACGGCGCTTCTGCACCTGCATCACCGTGCACCCGACCGACCCGGACACCGCCTACGTCGCGTTCGGCGGATACGAACAGGGCAACCTGTGGGTGACCACGGACGGCGGCGAGCACTGGACCAACCTCGCCACCGCTCTGCCACACGCCCCGATCCGCGCCCTGGCGGTACACCCGCGGCGGACGAAGCTGCTCTAA
- a CDS encoding alpha/beta fold hydrolase, producing the protein MLFDFTHDHDGERLSGVYGGDPSGVTAVVLHGAGTSSTERLLPLVREFVAHGCRGVAFDFSGHGESTGKLSELSLRRRFEQAVAVIDAYAEADGPLVLVGFSMSGQTVADLVAHYGDRVTALGLCAPAVYTAKAWDVLFEDGNGRFSGIIRQPDSWREATALQVLRAYEGRAVLAVPGTDAVIPPAVTEAVQDALTACAQYTRFDLPDAQHQLGMWFRDHGDDRREFVEAVLTGLDDRGWTGTRSWVAKQLGHGRSVTDLRLLSGGWSSQMRRLTLDDGTDLVQRTFVKPFFRHHGPGLLAREASVLTLLAGQEGIPAPGFVAVDATAEHCDHPTLLMSALPGGVRLDQEDLDRRLDLLAAQLVRVHGVVPAERPRAWQAWTSPERVRTPDGPLWERAVDMIRRDPPPYEGCFLHRDFHPGNVLFTGAGPGLRISGVVDWVETSWGPADLDVAHCSTALALLHGPEHGLDFRERYEAHGGRDLADDPDHLYWRLLDALHYCPDAVKLAGPWRDLGRDDLTSEVLGERLEAYVAGLLQRYG; encoded by the coding sequence ATGCTCTTCGACTTCACGCACGACCACGACGGTGAACGGCTCAGCGGTGTGTACGGCGGTGATCCTTCCGGGGTCACCGCCGTGGTGCTGCATGGCGCGGGCACCAGCAGCACGGAGCGACTGCTTCCGCTGGTGCGGGAGTTCGTGGCCCACGGCTGTCGAGGGGTCGCCTTCGACTTCTCCGGGCATGGCGAAAGCACCGGAAAGCTCAGTGAGTTAAGCCTGCGGCGACGGTTCGAGCAGGCCGTCGCGGTGATCGACGCGTACGCGGAGGCGGACGGGCCGCTGGTCCTGGTGGGGTTCAGCATGAGCGGGCAGACGGTGGCGGATCTCGTCGCACACTACGGGGATCGGGTGACGGCTCTGGGGCTGTGCGCGCCCGCTGTGTACACCGCCAAGGCGTGGGACGTGCTCTTCGAGGACGGGAACGGCCGGTTCAGCGGGATCATCCGGCAGCCGGACAGCTGGCGAGAGGCCACCGCGCTTCAGGTGCTGCGGGCGTACGAGGGCCGGGCAGTGCTCGCAGTGCCGGGCACCGACGCGGTGATCCCGCCCGCGGTGACCGAGGCCGTACAGGATGCGCTGACCGCGTGCGCCCAGTACACGCGGTTCGACCTTCCGGACGCGCAGCACCAGCTGGGAATGTGGTTCCGCGATCACGGCGACGACCGGCGGGAGTTCGTGGAGGCGGTACTGACCGGCCTCGACGACCGTGGCTGGACGGGCACACGCTCGTGGGTGGCCAAGCAACTCGGCCACGGCCGCTCGGTCACCGATTTGCGCCTCCTGTCCGGCGGCTGGAGCTCCCAGATGCGCCGGCTCACGCTCGACGACGGCACGGACCTGGTCCAACGGACCTTCGTGAAGCCGTTCTTCCGCCACCACGGGCCCGGGCTGCTGGCCCGCGAGGCGTCCGTCCTGACGCTGCTCGCCGGGCAGGAGGGCATCCCTGCGCCCGGTTTCGTCGCTGTGGACGCCACGGCCGAACACTGCGACCACCCGACCCTGTTGATGTCCGCGTTGCCGGGCGGCGTCCGCCTGGACCAGGAAGATCTCGACCGGCGCCTGGACCTGCTCGCGGCCCAGCTCGTCCGCGTCCACGGCGTCGTACCGGCCGAAAGACCGCGCGCGTGGCAGGCGTGGACGTCCCCGGAGCGCGTCCGCACCCCGGACGGTCCTCTGTGGGAGCGGGCCGTGGACATGATCCGCCGCGACCCGCCGCCGTACGAGGGCTGCTTTCTGCACCGCGATTTCCACCCCGGGAACGTGCTCTTCACGGGAGCCGGGCCGGGGCTGCGGATCAGCGGCGTCGTCGACTGGGTCGAGACCTCGTGGGGACCTGCCGACCTGGACGTGGCGCACTGCTCGACCGCGCTCGCGCTGCTGCACGGACCGGAGCACGGGCTGGACTTCCGCGAGCGGTACGAGGCACACGGCGGCCGAGACCTCGCCGACGACCCCGACCACCTGTACTGGCGGCTGCTCGACGCCCTGCACTACTGCCCCGACGCGGTGAAGCTGGCCGGCCCGTGGCGTGACCTGGGGCGGGACGATCTGACGTCCGAGGTGCTGGGAGAACGGCTGGAGGCGTACGTGGCCGGACTGCTGCAGCGGTACGGCTGA
- a CDS encoding alpha/beta hydrolase — MPAVVLVHGLYHRPEHFALVAERLRTAGTEVVVPKLHRGSLPADTAAVQAGIDSLPEPPIVLGHSYGGSVITGVRGAGHLVYLAAFVPDVDESAAGLGGASPQLKDAITPEPDGSTSLHPDRAADTLYGDCPESLAAWAVGLLRAQASGCGRGIPERQSWKHAPSTYVVCAQDRAIDPGMQRKMASRCTDVREWQTGHSPFVGQPDLIIELLQELLAANTPRQPDEGVTTGR; from the coding sequence TTGCCCGCCGTGGTGCTCGTTCATGGTCTGTATCACCGTCCCGAACACTTCGCCCTGGTGGCAGAACGCTTGCGGACCGCAGGAACCGAGGTCGTCGTTCCCAAGCTCCACCGCGGCTCGTTGCCCGCTGACACAGCCGCAGTCCAGGCTGGCATCGACTCGCTGCCGGAGCCTCCGATTGTGCTCGGGCACTCCTACGGAGGGTCAGTGATCACCGGGGTGCGTGGAGCGGGACACCTGGTCTATCTGGCGGCCTTCGTGCCGGATGTCGACGAGAGCGCGGCCGGTCTGGGGGGCGCGTCCCCTCAGCTGAAGGATGCGATCACACCTGAGCCCGACGGATCGACCAGCCTGCACCCCGACCGGGCTGCCGACACCCTCTACGGCGACTGTCCGGAATCTCTCGCCGCCTGGGCAGTTGGCCTGCTGCGTGCACAAGCCTCCGGCTGCGGGCGAGGCATCCCAGAGCGGCAGAGCTGGAAGCATGCTCCCTCCACCTACGTCGTCTGCGCGCAGGACCGGGCCATCGACCCGGGCATGCAGCGGAAGATGGCCTCACGTTGCACCGACGTGCGCGAGTGGCAGACGGGCCACTCCCCGTTCGTAGGACAGCCGGATCTCATCATTGAACTTCTACAGGAACTGCTCGCCGCCAATACCCCGCGCCAGCCGGATGAAGGAGTCACAACCGGTCGTTGA
- a CDS encoding ArsR/SmtB family transcription factor: protein MRRVEVSVEDLLRSRFALSPALDLCLLLRSLAGQNRPLPRAWATRLMPAFERLRRETELNAALALHTPQSGPNFVAPPPRGLNQTWADDLAMIRATPLEAARHEFATNATGPSAGDPRVRAVLDSTDAVSRVAEAMDQAWHELLATDWPQLRAICERDVVHRVGVIGEHGWATTIESLHPSIAWRAGGIELGFFPRGETVRLAGDGLLLIPSVFVGNIAAQLEDPWPRTLVYPARGTAALWGEQETVLQPDALTALVGRSRARLLLALDAPASTSHLARSLAMAPGAVGDHLAILRGAGLLVRARSGRSVLYRRTPLGEALVGGSG, encoded by the coding sequence GTGCGCCGCGTCGAAGTCTCCGTCGAGGACCTGCTGCGCAGCCGCTTCGCACTGTCGCCCGCGCTGGACCTCTGCCTACTGCTGCGCTCGCTCGCCGGCCAAAACCGGCCGCTGCCGCGAGCCTGGGCCACCCGGCTCATGCCGGCCTTTGAACGGCTTCGCCGCGAGACCGAACTGAACGCCGCCCTCGCCCTGCACACCCCGCAATCCGGACCGAACTTCGTCGCCCCGCCCCCGCGCGGCCTCAACCAGACCTGGGCAGACGACCTGGCCATGATCCGGGCCACACCGCTGGAAGCGGCCCGCCACGAATTCGCCACCAACGCGACCGGCCCGTCCGCCGGTGATCCCCGCGTACGCGCAGTGCTGGACTCGACGGACGCCGTCTCCAGGGTCGCCGAGGCGATGGACCAGGCGTGGCACGAGCTGCTCGCCACGGACTGGCCGCAACTGCGCGCGATCTGTGAGCGCGATGTCGTGCACCGGGTGGGTGTGATCGGCGAACACGGATGGGCCACGACCATCGAGAGCCTGCACCCGAGCATCGCCTGGCGCGCCGGCGGTATCGAGCTCGGCTTCTTCCCCCGAGGCGAAACAGTCCGCCTCGCCGGCGACGGGCTACTGCTGATCCCTTCGGTCTTCGTCGGGAATATCGCCGCCCAGCTGGAAGACCCCTGGCCCAGGACCTTGGTCTATCCTGCCCGCGGCACCGCCGCCCTGTGGGGCGAACAGGAGACCGTCCTCCAACCGGACGCGCTGACCGCTCTGGTCGGCCGGTCCCGAGCCCGGCTGCTGTTGGCGCTGGACGCCCCGGCCAGTACCAGCCACCTCGCCCGAAGCCTCGCCATGGCACCCGGCGCGGTAGGCGACCACCTCGCCATCCTGCGAGGCGCGGGGCTGCTCGTCCGCGCCCGGTCCGGACGGTCGGTGCTCTACCGGCGCACCCCGCTCGGCGAGGCACTGGTCGGCGGTTCGGGCTGA
- a CDS encoding MFS transporter — translation MTPTAEPAQGNHRATYREVLAEPRFRLLFSTRAVSITADALRITTFSVLVFAATGSALLSAVAFGIGFIPQLFGSLLLGSLADRLPPRALITGGYALTGATALLLTLVRMPVAASLGVVALVSLATPVFHGASSRLVAQSLEGDAYVLGRSLNNIAGAGAQLFGLALGGTAVAALGPRRALAVSAVLYLGCAVAIRIRLPRLQPGEFGGTPGSAGGDSGAVRASLHGAGLLLRGRTVRRLMLAQWLPVAFVAGAEGLIVAYAGERHFAPGWYAMLMGCLPVGMLVGDLLVGRLLRPRARERLVVPLIALAGLPLIGFAAEPGVGVSSCLLLLSGLGYAYGLGLQRPFLDALPQDGQGQAFGLLGSGSMTLQGVGPVCLGAVAAGIGTGGAIALAGGAVALTAGWILTWHPPTSPAPVPNYSTGAENGTEQHACSSPAQ, via the coding sequence ATGACCCCAACCGCCGAGCCCGCGCAGGGCAACCACCGTGCCACCTACCGGGAGGTGCTGGCCGAGCCGCGATTCCGGCTGCTCTTCTCAACACGCGCCGTCTCGATCACTGCGGACGCGCTGCGGATCACCACGTTCTCGGTGCTGGTCTTCGCGGCCACCGGCTCCGCGCTGCTGAGCGCAGTGGCCTTCGGCATCGGCTTCATCCCGCAGTTGTTCGGCTCGCTGCTGCTGGGCTCACTGGCCGACCGACTGCCGCCCCGCGCGCTCATCACCGGCGGCTACGCCTTGACGGGCGCCACCGCCCTGCTGCTCACCCTGGTGCGGATGCCGGTCGCGGCAAGCCTCGGTGTCGTGGCGCTGGTCTCCCTCGCCACACCGGTGTTTCACGGCGCGTCGAGTCGGCTGGTCGCGCAGTCGCTGGAGGGCGACGCCTATGTACTGGGCCGGTCACTGAACAACATCGCTGGCGCCGGCGCGCAATTGTTCGGCCTGGCGCTGGGAGGTACGGCCGTCGCGGCACTTGGCCCGCGCCGGGCGCTCGCGGTCAGCGCCGTCCTTTACCTCGGCTGCGCGGTTGCTATCCGCATCCGGCTACCCCGGCTGCAGCCGGGAGAGTTCGGCGGCACACCCGGCAGCGCTGGGGGCGATAGCGGGGCCGTCCGTGCAAGCCTGCATGGTGCTGGCCTGCTGCTGCGCGGACGCACAGTGCGACGACTGATGCTGGCCCAGTGGCTACCCGTCGCGTTCGTAGCGGGCGCGGAAGGCCTCATCGTCGCCTACGCGGGAGAACGCCACTTCGCGCCCGGCTGGTACGCGATGCTGATGGGCTGTCTGCCGGTTGGCATGCTTGTCGGTGACCTGCTGGTGGGTCGACTGCTACGGCCACGCGCCCGGGAGCGCCTGGTAGTCCCGTTGATTGCGCTGGCGGGGCTGCCGCTGATCGGCTTTGCTGCCGAGCCCGGAGTGGGCGTCTCGTCCTGTCTGCTGCTGCTCAGCGGCCTCGGATACGCCTACGGTCTCGGCCTGCAACGCCCGTTCCTGGACGCCCTGCCGCAGGATGGCCAAGGCCAGGCCTTCGGCTTGCTCGGCTCCGGCAGCATGACGCTACAGGGCGTCGGGCCGGTCTGCTTGGGCGCGGTGGCCGCAGGCATTGGAACAGGCGGCGCAATCGCCCTGGCAGGCGGCGCGGTGGCGCTTACCGCCGGCTGGATTCTCACCTGGCACCCGCCCACATCCCCGGCTCCCGTCCCGAACTACTCAACGGGAGCAGAGAACGGCACCGAACAGCATGCGTGTAGTTCTCCTGCGCAGTAA
- a CDS encoding DinB family protein, which produces MIDKFAKDNLYGRLRRDREALLWKLDGLSEYDARRPLTATGTNLLGLVKHVAIVEARYFGEVFDRPSPEPLSRWQDSDGSDHWVTEDETRAQVIGFYRRTWEHSDASINELPLDAPGHVPWWPEPYPNTNLFAVMVHVLGESIRHAGHADILREGLDGRTGVRAEHEKQIDEEARAAYRAKIEQAARSAAPIKA; this is translated from the coding sequence ATGATCGATAAATTCGCGAAGGACAACCTGTACGGGAGACTGCGGCGGGACCGCGAGGCGCTGCTCTGGAAACTCGACGGCTTGTCCGAGTACGACGCCCGCAGACCTTTGACCGCGACCGGGACCAACCTCCTCGGCCTGGTCAAACACGTGGCCATCGTCGAGGCGAGGTACTTCGGCGAGGTCTTCGACCGCCCTTCCCCGGAACCGCTGTCCCGGTGGCAGGACTCCGACGGCAGCGATCATTGGGTGACCGAGGACGAGACCCGCGCTCAGGTCATTGGGTTCTACCGGCGCACGTGGGAACACTCGGACGCGTCGATCAACGAGCTTCCCCTCGACGCCCCCGGCCACGTGCCGTGGTGGCCGGAGCCTTATCCCAACACGAACCTGTTCGCTGTCATGGTCCATGTCCTCGGCGAGTCCATCCGGCATGCCGGGCACGCCGATATCCTGCGCGAGGGCCTCGACGGCCGGACCGGGGTGCGCGCCGAACACGAGAAGCAGATCGACGAGGAAGCCCGTGCCGCCTACCGCGCGAAGATCGAGCAGGCCGCCAGGTCGGCCGCACCAATCAAGGCTTAG
- a CDS encoding CHAT domain-containing protein — translation MSKWKRRRLLVMAEVHERRGTDPSDVLAGLHELAAEDPYDLEVLLTAAELLADRAGRRTGTAREADLAASIALLHRCVPLVPPGHYDRGRVFNSLGQRLFTVAQGTDSPEPVAESVLAFREAVAATPHGNSMRQVNQFYLVVQLGEHFERSGDRDAPVEAVQVAREGYATVPPSDGLRPMFRTALITSLRHLAGATAHVEPLQEAVGLAREALSEAGSTSDRAGAQFDLVRALRALHDATTDTRLLVEAVDLSEQCLAATPRRDPEFNRRRTRLASAVRLLAQDRRDPDLMRRAIDLMRATIETPSATDEHADTLIDLTQSLASLHTMTDDQLALRDAELTARTAVAAAPDPGPWRTEAQFALATILLYRSSVDARGTDAVALHEALGLFQHVAAATPPDHRERGDRLWHLGVTLRDLARHGDGDTAAWRRQARHVFAEAASAAGPPNVRIKIFQHLGAMEAALGDPHAALAAYEAAVALLPQLTPDWLSYMGNVIGLRQIEGLPDGAAAAALELGRPERALEILELSRGILHGRTLEARDLRLLRHRSPQLHAEFLRLRTALNARVRDGNDGNDRNWDDLMSRIRSLDGMAGFLRAPSVQALRRHADQGPVVIVNISERRCDALILRADAEQPVLPVPLTGLTQADVIARLLRLTRAVFAAPNDPSLLTRRDAQRDLDEILRWLWDRVTAPVLDALSLTAPSSDTQPPPRIWWCPVGLMAYFPLHAAGHHDSGGKATVMDRAVSSYTTTVRALAGRFSPPAAGTTLHTLVVAVPDAENAPSLPGAAAEAGALTELLPNALVLSGAQATYENVVRALPAYPVAHFSCHGLTFWENPAAGMLLLHDHLIRPLTVEQLSAMELPYADLAYLSACSTSNTHPDNADEALHITGAFQLAGYRRVIGTLWPVNDTTSVEITRATYADLTHGGSPRTELSAQALHRAVRALRDRYPASPSLWAGYVHVGH, via the coding sequence ATGAGTAAGTGGAAGCGCCGCAGACTGCTCGTCATGGCCGAAGTGCACGAGAGGCGGGGCACCGACCCGTCCGACGTGCTGGCCGGGCTGCACGAACTGGCGGCCGAAGATCCGTACGATCTCGAAGTGCTGCTCACTGCCGCGGAACTGCTCGCCGACCGCGCCGGCCGCAGAACCGGCACTGCGCGGGAAGCGGACCTCGCGGCCTCGATCGCCCTGCTGCATCGCTGCGTTCCGCTGGTGCCGCCGGGCCACTACGACCGCGGCCGGGTCTTCAACAGCCTGGGGCAGCGGCTGTTCACGGTCGCACAGGGCACCGATTCCCCCGAGCCCGTGGCCGAGTCGGTGCTCGCCTTCCGCGAGGCCGTGGCGGCGACGCCGCACGGCAACAGCATGCGCCAAGTGAATCAGTTCTATCTGGTGGTCCAGCTCGGTGAGCACTTCGAGCGGAGCGGGGACCGGGACGCACCCGTCGAGGCCGTCCAGGTGGCACGCGAGGGCTACGCCACCGTCCCGCCCAGCGACGGGCTCCGCCCCATGTTCCGGACGGCCCTGATCACCTCGCTGCGGCATCTCGCGGGCGCCACCGCACACGTCGAACCGCTCCAGGAAGCCGTCGGCCTCGCGCGCGAGGCACTGTCCGAGGCCGGCAGCACCTCCGACCGTGCCGGGGCACAATTCGATCTCGTACGCGCTCTGAGGGCACTGCACGACGCGACGACGGACACGCGACTGCTGGTCGAGGCGGTCGACCTGAGCGAACAGTGCCTTGCGGCCACACCGCGGCGCGATCCCGAGTTCAACAGGCGTCGGACACGTCTCGCGTCCGCCGTCAGGCTGCTCGCCCAGGACCGCAGGGACCCCGACCTGATGCGCCGGGCCATCGACCTGATGCGGGCGACGATCGAGACACCGTCGGCCACCGACGAGCACGCCGACACTCTCATCGACCTCACTCAGTCGCTGGCTTCCCTGCACACCATGACCGACGACCAACTCGCGCTCAGGGACGCGGAACTGACCGCCCGCACGGCCGTGGCCGCCGCCCCCGACCCCGGCCCATGGCGCACAGAGGCACAATTCGCCCTGGCAACGATCCTGTTGTACCGCTCCAGCGTGGACGCGCGCGGCACGGACGCCGTAGCACTGCATGAAGCGCTGGGGCTGTTCCAGCACGTGGCGGCTGCCACACCGCCCGACCACCGGGAACGTGGCGATCGCCTGTGGCATCTGGGCGTCACCCTGCGCGACCTGGCCAGGCACGGCGACGGCGACACCGCCGCGTGGCGGCGCCAGGCACGGCATGTCTTCGCCGAGGCCGCGTCCGCCGCCGGACCGCCCAACGTACGGATCAAGATCTTCCAGCACCTGGGCGCCATGGAGGCCGCCCTCGGCGACCCGCACGCCGCACTCGCCGCCTACGAAGCCGCAGTTGCCCTGCTGCCGCAGCTCACCCCGGACTGGCTGTCCTACATGGGCAACGTCATCGGACTCAGACAGATCGAGGGACTGCCGGACGGTGCCGCTGCCGCCGCACTGGAGCTCGGCAGACCGGAACGGGCCCTGGAAATTCTGGAGTTGTCGCGCGGAATCCTGCACGGCCGGACGCTGGAGGCCCGTGACCTCAGGCTGCTGCGGCACCGGTCACCCCAGCTCCATGCCGAGTTCCTGCGGCTGCGCACCGCCCTCAACGCCCGTGTCCGCGACGGGAACGACGGGAACGACAGGAACTGGGACGACCTGATGAGCCGGATCCGGAGCCTCGACGGCATGGCAGGCTTCCTGCGGGCGCCCTCCGTCCAGGCGCTGCGCCGCCACGCCGATCAGGGCCCCGTAGTGATCGTGAACATCAGCGAGCGCCGCTGCGACGCACTCATCCTGCGGGCGGACGCCGAACAGCCCGTCCTGCCGGTCCCGTTGACCGGCCTGACCCAGGCCGACGTCATCGCTCGCCTCCTGCGCCTGACTCGTGCCGTCTTCGCCGCCCCGAACGACCCGTCGCTGCTCACCCGTCGGGACGCCCAGCGGGACCTGGACGAGATCCTGCGCTGGCTGTGGGACCGCGTCACCGCACCCGTGCTCGACGCGCTGAGCCTCACCGCCCCGTCCTCCGATACGCAGCCCCCGCCCCGCATCTGGTGGTGCCCCGTCGGCCTGATGGCGTACTTCCCGCTCCATGCCGCCGGCCATCACGACAGCGGCGGGAAGGCGACGGTGATGGACCGGGCCGTCTCCTCCTACACAACCACCGTGCGCGCCCTGGCCGGCCGGTTCAGTCCCCCGGCGGCCGGTACGACCCTGCACACGCTGGTCGTGGCGGTGCCCGACGCCGAGAACGCCCCCTCGCTGCCGGGCGCGGCGGCAGAGGCCGGGGCCCTCACGGAACTACTGCCGAACGCCCTGGTCCTGTCCGGCGCGCAGGCCACGTACGAGAACGTCGTCCGCGCGCTGCCCGCCTACCCCGTCGCCCATTTCTCCTGCCACGGCCTCACCTTCTGGGAGAACCCCGCCGCCGGCATGCTGCTGCTCCACGACCACCTCATCCGACCGCTGACCGTGGAACAGCTTTCCGCCATGGAACTGCCCTACGCGGACCTCGCCTACCTGTCCGCCTGCAGCACCTCCAACACGCACCCGGACAACGCCGACGAGGCACTGCACATCACCGGGGCCTTCCAACTCGCCGGATACCGACGCGTCATCGGCACCCTCTGGCCGGTCAACGACACCACCTCGGTGGAGATCACCCGCGCGACCTACGCCGACCTCACCCACGGCGGCAGCCCCCGCACCGAACTGTCGGCCCAGGCCCTGCACCGGGCCGTACGCGCCCTGCGTGACCGGTATCCGGCCAGCCCCTCACTGTGGGCCGGGTATGTCCACGTCGGTCACTGA
- a CDS encoding GDSL-type esterase/lipase family protein — protein MRAVPLVGGPVELRGALDLETTQAGVMPRRLPAWTKEQYQDPSVYGVTVMPSGVRLVFRTDARALEFEVLTSTGQLDSDLHPRPTGMLELLVDGALAGRQQAPVGNVLRMAGPGAVQRLIRGEPGTIRFAGLPAGMKGVELWLPQQTPTELVALRADGEVLAPLPDGRRRWVHHGSSISHCIEADGPTGTWPVVAAALGGVEVINLSQAGNALLDPYVARTIRDTPADLISLKVGINIVSLSAFRLRTFGPAVHGFLDTIRDGHPDTPLLLISPVSCPALEEAPGPTATGPDGRLVALGDSADVAGGALSLAVVRAELARIAAARQASDPHLHYLDGRELLGPDEADDLADGLHPTAAAYRRMGKRFAAHAFATDGPFRSVSWAPHPVPGEGARGSGGGCAGGADARSDGGAGGFRGQGGEAGARF, from the coding sequence ATGCGGGCGGTTCCGCTGGTGGGCGGGCCGGTGGAGTTACGGGGTGCGCTGGACCTGGAGACCACGCAGGCAGGAGTGATGCCGCGCCGGTTGCCCGCGTGGACCAAGGAGCAGTACCAGGACCCGTCGGTCTACGGGGTGACCGTGATGCCTTCGGGGGTGCGGCTGGTATTCCGCACCGATGCGCGCGCATTGGAGTTCGAGGTACTCACCTCCACCGGCCAGCTCGACTCCGACCTCCACCCTCGCCCGACCGGGATGCTGGAGTTGCTGGTGGACGGCGCCTTGGCCGGGCGTCAGCAGGCGCCAGTGGGCAACGTGCTGCGGATGGCGGGCCCCGGGGCCGTACAGCGACTCATCCGGGGCGAGCCAGGGACCATACGGTTCGCCGGGCTGCCGGCCGGCATGAAGGGCGTCGAGTTGTGGCTGCCACAGCAGACCCCGACGGAACTGGTGGCACTGCGCGCGGACGGCGAGGTGCTGGCACCGCTGCCGGACGGGCGGCGCCGCTGGGTGCACCACGGCAGTTCCATCAGCCACTGCATCGAGGCTGACGGCCCGACCGGGACCTGGCCGGTGGTGGCAGCTGCGCTCGGAGGGGTGGAGGTGATCAACCTCAGTCAGGCGGGCAACGCACTGCTGGATCCCTATGTCGCCCGGACGATCCGCGATACGCCCGCCGACCTGATCAGCCTCAAGGTGGGCATCAACATCGTGAGCCTGTCCGCCTTCCGGCTGCGGACATTCGGCCCGGCGGTACACGGATTCCTGGACACGATCCGGGATGGGCACCCGGACACCCCGCTGCTGTTGATCTCTCCGGTGAGCTGTCCGGCCCTGGAGGAGGCCCCCGGGCCGACCGCGACCGGCCCGGACGGGAGGCTCGTTGCCCTGGGCGACTCGGCCGATGTGGCCGGCGGGGCATTGTCACTGGCGGTGGTCCGTGCCGAGCTGGCCCGGATCGCTGCGGCACGACAGGCGTCCGATCCGCACCTCCACTATCTCGACGGACGCGAGCTGCTCGGCCCGGACGAGGCGGATGACCTGGCCGACGGCCTTCACCCCACCGCCGCCGCATACCGTCGAATGGGCAAGCGCTTTGCAGCCCACGCCTTCGCGACCGACGGTCCCTTCCGCTCAGTGAGCTGGGCTCCACACCCTGTACCAGGAGAAGGCGCCCGAGGTTCCGGAGGCGGCTGCGCCGGAGGTGCCGATGCTCGGTCTGATGGCGGTGCTGGCGGATTCCGTGGCCAGGGCGGAGAAGCGGGTGCGCGGTTTTGA